From one Paracoccus pantotrophus genomic stretch:
- a CDS encoding Ldh family oxidoreductase yields the protein MMTFALDPNATHVPFDLLVLRLRSLLEEAGASEEVAAILARNCAACERDGTFSHGVFRIPGYLSTLRSGWVDGHAQPQIARVGASYLRIDAMNGFAQPALEAACEDIRAMIGESGAAIVALRNSHHFSALWPDVEPWADAGLVALTMVTGGPAVMPRGVARPVFGTNPIAFATPVEGGMPIAMDFATSSMSQGDLRIARDEGRRVPLGTGIGRQGRDTEDPAEILDEGGILPFGGHKGALLSLMVELLASALTGGPFSHEVDMSSAPGAEIPRTGQLLIVLDPQRGGNDRFGGRVAGLVQMLRDMGMARLPGDHRYQRRAKAAAQGVPITPAIRALFI from the coding sequence ATGATGACCTTTGCCCTTGACCCGAATGCCACGCATGTCCCGTTCGACCTGCTGGTCCTGCGCCTGCGGAGCCTGCTGGAGGAGGCGGGCGCCTCGGAAGAGGTGGCGGCGATCCTTGCCCGGAACTGCGCGGCGTGCGAGCGCGACGGCACCTTCAGCCATGGCGTGTTTCGCATCCCCGGCTACCTTTCGACCTTGCGCAGCGGCTGGGTGGACGGTCATGCGCAGCCGCAGATCGCTCGTGTCGGCGCATCCTATCTGCGCATCGACGCCATGAACGGCTTCGCCCAGCCGGCCCTTGAGGCCGCGTGCGAGGACATCCGGGCCATGATCGGCGAAAGCGGCGCCGCGATCGTCGCGCTGCGCAATTCGCATCATTTCAGCGCGCTCTGGCCCGATGTCGAGCCCTGGGCCGATGCCGGGCTGGTTGCGCTGACCATGGTGACCGGAGGGCCGGCCGTCATGCCGAGGGGCGTTGCCCGGCCGGTTTTCGGCACCAATCCGATTGCCTTCGCCACGCCGGTCGAGGGCGGCATGCCCATCGCGATGGATTTCGCCACCTCGTCCATGTCGCAGGGCGACCTGCGCATCGCGCGGGACGAAGGGCGGCGCGTTCCCCTTGGCACCGGGATCGGTCGGCAGGGAAGGGATACGGAAGACCCCGCGGAAATCCTGGACGAGGGCGGCATCCTGCCGTTCGGGGGCCACAAGGGCGCCCTGTTGTCCCTGATGGTCGAACTGCTCGCCTCGGCCCTGACCGGCGGGCCCTTCTCGCATGAGGTGGACATGTCCTCGGCGCCGGGGGCCGAGATTCCGCGCACCGGGCAGTTGCTGATCGTGCTGGACCCGCAGCGCGGCGGCAATGACCGGTTCGGCGGGCGCGTTGCCGGGCTGGTGCAGATGCTGCGTGACATGGGAATGGCGCGACTGCCCGGAGACCACCGCTACCAGCGCCGCGCCAAGGCGGCTGCGCAAGGCGTGCCGATCACCCCGGCGATCCGGGCATTGTTCATCTGA
- a CDS encoding ABC transporter permease subunit, which yields MAAAAGDRAERQFGRLFGKDLRHGLDRLRVVRGIDDDLAAILGQSRQRQDCQGTGHHESASFHGCSFLLQVMFAVLPGWAITSETFRASLRSVGREQMDACVALGLPRAAQIVNVILPQAVLRAVPTLLSNAVSLFKESALVSAVGMADLMFIGQNISNNTARPVEVLTVVAAIYFVIAFPLTRAVTVVEQKLLRKFSA from the coding sequence CTGGCCGCTGCCGCCGGTGATCGTGCTGAGCGACAGTTCGGGCGCCTTTTCGGAAAAGACCTCCGTCACGGCCTCGACCGCCTGCGCGTTGTTCGGGGTATAGATGACGACCTTGCCGCCATCTTGGGCCAAAGCCGGCAGAGGCAGGATTGCCAAGGCACAGGCCATCATGAATCCGCGTCTTTTCATGGTTGTTCCTTCCTGTTGCAAGTTATGTTTGCGGTCCTGCCCGGTTGGGCGATCACCTCCGAGACCTTCCGCGCCTCGCTGCGTTCGGTGGGCCGCGAGCAGATGGATGCCTGCGTGGCGCTTGGCCTGCCGCGTGCGGCGCAGATCGTGAACGTGATCCTGCCCCAGGCGGTGCTGCGGGCCGTGCCGACGCTCTTGTCCAACGCCGTCTCGCTGTTCAAGGAAAGCGCGCTGGTCTCGGCCGTGGGCATGGCCGACCTGATGTTCATCGGCCAGAACATCTCGAACAACACGGCCCGCCCGGTCGAGGTGCTGACCGTGGTTGCCGCGATCTACTTCGTCATCGCCTTCCCCCTGACGCGGGCCGTCACCGTCGTCGAGCAGAAGCTGCTTCGCAAATTCTCTGCATAA
- a CDS encoding proline racemase family protein, whose product MNFEKSLDILLVHCQGESGNVLVGGAPEIPGATILDKMNHLNEVDPSLRLFLTREPRAQVVHTTNLLLEPTRPDADAAFIVLQPDRAHPMSGSNCICVVTALLETGRVKMVEPETVVRLDTAAGLIVARAQCKNGRCLSVSLDNVPAFVQQLDVPVSTPEWGTIQADIAFGGVFYAQIDVDQVGLRIVPEAARALAEAGTEIKALLAEQVAVQHPEIASLNEIAYVMFRDYQPDGSVVTCTTLKPGRVDRSPCGTGSSANLAVLHARGLAKTGDKRLSHSIIGGTFTAEILGETTVGNRPAVLPRITGQGYVFGRQQLRLDPQDPFAQGFAMSDTWGPQVAEL is encoded by the coding sequence ATGAATTTCGAGAAATCCCTCGACATCCTGCTGGTGCATTGCCAGGGCGAAAGCGGTAATGTGCTGGTCGGCGGCGCGCCCGAGATTCCGGGCGCCACCATCCTTGACAAGATGAACCATCTCAACGAGGTCGACCCCTCGCTGCGGCTGTTCCTGACGCGCGAGCCGCGGGCGCAAGTGGTCCATACCACCAACCTGCTGCTGGAACCGACCCGGCCCGATGCCGATGCCGCCTTCATCGTGCTGCAACCGGATCGCGCCCACCCCATGTCGGGTTCGAACTGCATCTGCGTGGTGACAGCACTGCTGGAAACCGGCCGGGTCAAGATGGTCGAGCCGGAAACCGTGGTGCGGCTGGACACGGCCGCCGGGCTGATCGTGGCGCGCGCGCAATGCAAGAACGGCCGCTGCCTGTCGGTCAGCCTCGACAACGTGCCGGCCTTCGTCCAGCAGCTTGACGTTCCGGTCTCGACCCCGGAATGGGGCACGATCCAGGCCGACATCGCCTTTGGCGGCGTCTTCTACGCCCAGATCGACGTGGACCAGGTCGGCCTGCGCATCGTCCCCGAGGCCGCCCGCGCCCTGGCCGAGGCCGGGACCGAGATCAAGGCGCTCTTGGCCGAGCAGGTCGCGGTCCAGCACCCCGAGATCGCCAGCCTGAACGAGATCGCCTATGTGATGTTCCGCGACTATCAGCCGGACGGCTCGGTCGTGACCTGCACCACGCTGAAGCCGGGCCGGGTCGACCGCTCGCCCTGCGGCACCGGATCGTCGGCCAACCTGGCGGTGCTGCATGCGCGCGGGCTGGCGAAGACCGGCGACAAGCGGCTGTCGCACAGCATCATCGGCGGCACCTTCACCGCCGAGATCCTGGGCGAGACCACCGTCGGCAACCGGCCCGCCGTCCTGCCCCGCATCACCGGACAGGGCTATGTCTTCGGCCGCCAGCAATTGCGGCTGGATCCGCAGGATCCCTTTGCACAGGGCTTTGCCATGTCGGACACCTGGGGCCCGCAGGTGGCCGAGCTGTGA
- a CDS encoding extracellular solute-binding protein yields MTEVFSEKAPELSLSTITGGSGQLLRRVEAEASAPQGDLFWNSSENTLAGFREYFEPYASPEAEAIQDDLKRPESPWTATNLHVVVGMVNTDQLGELPAPTKWQDFLDPAWKGKVAIADPNNSSTAFTILWGFEKLMGTEALKQLAANVVVNSSASAVLRGVGQGEFAAGFTYESNAYAFVAGGQAEIALLYPEEGTFTSPEFQALIKGGPAPEAARRAFDVMLSRDMQVALLENTFRRPSRADIDVSEHVDLPALDSLKLFPTDEAEAAANRDDFLARWQEYVKAGQ; encoded by the coding sequence GTGACGGAGGTCTTTTCCGAAAAGGCGCCCGAACTGTCGCTCAGCACGATCACCGGCGGCAGCGGCCAGTTGCTGCGCCGGGTCGAGGCCGAGGCAAGCGCACCGCAGGGCGACTTGTTCTGGAACTCAAGCGAGAACACGCTGGCGGGGTTCCGGGAATATTTCGAACCCTATGCCTCGCCCGAGGCCGAGGCAATCCAGGACGATCTCAAGCGGCCGGAAAGCCCCTGGACCGCCACCAACCTGCATGTCGTCGTGGGGATGGTGAACACGGACCAGCTTGGAGAACTGCCCGCGCCGACGAAATGGCAGGATTTCCTGGATCCGGCCTGGAAGGGCAAGGTCGCGATTGCCGATCCGAACAACAGTTCGACGGCCTTCACGATCCTTTGGGGCTTCGAAAAGCTCATGGGAACCGAGGCGCTGAAACAACTGGCCGCGAATGTCGTGGTAAACAGCTCGGCTTCCGCGGTGTTGCGGGGCGTGGGGCAGGGCGAATTCGCTGCCGGCTTCACCTATGAATCGAATGCCTACGCCTTTGTCGCCGGCGGCCAGGCCGAGATTGCGCTGCTTTATCCGGAGGAGGGAACCTTCACATCCCCCGAGTTCCAGGCCCTGATCAAGGGCGGCCCGGCGCCGGAGGCCGCCCGTCGTGCGTTCGACGTGATGCTGTCGAGGGACATGCAGGTCGCCCTGCTGGAAAACACCTTCCGCCGCCCGAGCCGCGCGGATATCGACGTGTCCGAACATGTCGACCTGCCGGCGCTGGACAGCCTGAAGCTTTTCCCGACCGACGAGGCCGAGGCAGCCGCCAATCGCGACGATTTCCTGGCCCGCTGGCAGGAATATGTGAAAGCCGGGCAATAA
- a CDS encoding aldehyde dehydrogenase family protein, producing the protein MQTKLYINGEWVAPVEGGTLPVIDPATEEVFHHIPAATAPDAEIAVAAAREAFDNGPWPRLTGAERAKYLRAIAQGIRDRLPELAHIETRDNGKPLPESEWDLSDAAGCFDFYADLAEELDGEVEEVKLADDRFASKAVREPLGVAVAIVPWNYPLLMASWKVAPALAAGCTMILKPAETTSLTALELGAIAEAAGLPKGVLNILSGKGSVVGQALVEHPQVDKVAFTGSGPVGSRIMATGAKDVKRISLELGGKSPFVVFADSDIEKAVEWIMFGIFWNQGQVCSATSRVLVEAPLYPRLLERLVEEAGKIRIGNGLDEGTLLGPLVNKSQYEDVLRHIDRAVEQGATVACGGRHNGFDKGFWVAPTVLTDTALDSDAWVEEIFGPVVCIRPFDTEDEAIRLANDSRFGLAAAVMSADEARCERVARAFRAGIVWINCSQPTFTEAPWGGYKQSGIGRELGRWGLDNYLETKQITSFVSEEPWGWYLK; encoded by the coding sequence ATGCAGACCAAGCTCTATATCAATGGCGAATGGGTGGCCCCGGTCGAGGGCGGCACGCTGCCGGTGATCGACCCGGCGACCGAAGAGGTGTTCCACCACATCCCCGCCGCCACCGCCCCCGATGCCGAAATCGCCGTCGCCGCCGCCCGCGAGGCCTTCGACAACGGTCCCTGGCCGCGCCTGACCGGCGCCGAGCGCGCCAAATACCTGCGCGCCATCGCCCAGGGCATCCGCGACCGGCTGCCGGAACTGGCGCATATCGAGACCCGCGACAACGGCAAGCCGCTGCCCGAATCCGAATGGGATCTGAGCGACGCGGCCGGCTGCTTCGACTTCTACGCCGACCTGGCCGAAGAACTGGACGGCGAGGTCGAGGAGGTGAAGCTGGCCGATGACCGCTTCGCCTCGAAGGCAGTGCGCGAGCCGCTGGGCGTCGCGGTCGCCATCGTGCCCTGGAACTATCCGCTGCTGATGGCCTCGTGGAAGGTCGCCCCGGCGCTGGCGGCAGGCTGCACCATGATCCTGAAGCCGGCCGAGACCACCTCGCTGACCGCGCTGGAACTGGGCGCCATCGCCGAGGCGGCCGGCCTGCCCAAGGGCGTGCTGAACATCCTGTCGGGCAAGGGCTCGGTCGTGGGCCAGGCGCTGGTCGAGCATCCGCAGGTCGACAAGGTGGCCTTCACCGGCTCGGGTCCGGTCGGGTCGCGGATCATGGCCACGGGCGCCAAGGACGTGAAGCGCATCAGCCTGGAACTGGGCGGCAAGTCGCCCTTCGTGGTCTTCGCCGACAGCGATATCGAGAAGGCGGTCGAATGGATCATGTTCGGCATCTTCTGGAACCAGGGACAGGTCTGCTCGGCCACCTCGCGCGTGCTGGTCGAGGCGCCGCTTTACCCGCGCCTGCTGGAGCGGCTGGTCGAGGAAGCCGGAAAGATCCGCATCGGCAACGGGCTGGACGAGGGCACCCTGCTTGGCCCGCTGGTCAACAAAAGCCAGTATGAAGACGTGCTGCGCCATATCGACCGCGCCGTCGAACAGGGCGCGACCGTCGCCTGCGGCGGCCGACACAACGGCTTCGACAAGGGTTTCTGGGTGGCGCCGACCGTGCTGACCGACACGGCGCTGGACAGCGACGCCTGGGTCGAGGAGATCTTCGGCCCCGTGGTCTGCATCCGTCCCTTCGACACCGAGGACGAGGCGATCCGGCTGGCCAACGATTCGCGCTTCGGCCTGGCCGCAGCGGTGATGTCCGCCGACGAGGCGCGCTGCGAGCGGGTGGCCCGCGCCTTCCGCGCCGGCATCGTCTGGATCAACTGCAGCCAGCCCACCTTCACCGAGGCGCCTTGGGGCGGCTACAAGCAATCCGGCATCGGCCGCGAACTGGGCCGCTGGGGTCTGGATAACTACCTGGAAACCAAGCAGATCACCAGCTTCGTCAGCGAAGAGCCCTGGGGATGGTATCTGAAATGA
- a CDS encoding proline racemase family protein — protein sequence MRWKRTLNVVDSHCEGEIGRVITGGVGQVPGQTMFDKKLWLESNLDEIRKLVLFEPRGAVWHNANIILPSNHPEAAMGYVILETTEYPAMSGSNTICVATVLLETGILPMVEPVTELVLEAPAGLIRLRCECRDGKVLSVRLVNQPAFCYHRDAMVEVAGLGSVRMDVAYGGMTYAMVEAADLGFAIEPHEARDLCDLGQRLKAAAVEQLPVAYPGNPDMPGITNTEFMGPLRRENGRLVARNTVVVSPGRCDRSPCGTGSSARLALMHARGEIKPGETFIHESITGSRFTCQIDGLTRLAQYDAVIPAIAGQAWITGLYQMGLDPTDPYPQGFTLADTWFDG from the coding sequence ATGCGCTGGAAGCGGACCCTGAACGTTGTCGATAGCCATTGCGAGGGCGAGATCGGCCGGGTGATCACCGGAGGGGTCGGGCAGGTTCCCGGCCAGACCATGTTCGACAAGAAGCTCTGGCTTGAAAGCAACCTGGACGAGATCCGCAAGCTGGTGCTGTTCGAGCCGCGCGGTGCGGTCTGGCACAATGCCAACATCATCCTGCCCTCCAACCACCCGGAAGCGGCGATGGGATATGTCATCCTCGAGACGACGGAATATCCGGCCATGTCCGGCTCGAACACGATCTGCGTGGCGACCGTCCTGCTGGAAACTGGCATTCTGCCCATGGTCGAGCCGGTGACCGAACTGGTGCTCGAGGCGCCCGCGGGGCTGATCCGGCTCCGCTGCGAGTGCCGGGACGGCAAGGTGCTGAGCGTCCGCTTGGTCAACCAGCCCGCCTTTTGCTATCACCGGGACGCCATGGTCGAGGTCGCCGGCCTGGGCTCGGTCCGCATGGATGTCGCCTATGGCGGCATGACCTATGCCATGGTCGAGGCGGCCGACCTGGGCTTTGCCATCGAACCGCACGAGGCGCGCGACCTTTGCGACCTGGGCCAGCGCCTGAAGGCGGCAGCGGTCGAGCAATTGCCGGTCGCCTATCCCGGAAACCCCGACATGCCGGGCATCACCAATACCGAGTTCATGGGGCCGCTGCGCCGCGAAAACGGCCGGCTGGTGGCGCGCAATACGGTCGTCGTCTCGCCCGGACGCTGCGACCGCTCGCCATGCGGCACCGGCTCTTCGGCGCGCCTGGCGCTGATGCATGCCCGCGGCGAGATCAAGCCGGGCGAGACCTTCATCCACGAATCGATCACCGGCAGCCGCTTCACCTGCCAGATCGACGGGCTGACCCGGCTTGCGCAATACGATGCGGTGATCCCCGCCATCGCCGGGCAGGCCTGGATCACCGGCCTTTACCAGATGGGGCTCGACCCGACGGATCCCTATCCCCAGGGCTTTACGCTTGCCGACACCTGGTTCGACGGTTGA
- the dapA gene encoding 4-hydroxy-tetrahydrodipicolinate synthase, whose translation MKLQGVMPALVTPFDAAGKIDFAAFEKLLTNLREAGVSGWVPCGSSGEYNFMSDEERDSVLKFVKDFAKPGEILIAGTNAPSTAGVIANTLRAKEMGYDAVLLATPFYTKPTQAELIKHFQTVLEATDMPIVLYSYPDKDGIELGWEVLDALADDPRIIGIKESSGSLQRAIGIATRYKGRIQLVSGSDDIALDFMFWGADAWICGPANCMAKAVCDLDRTYRSGDLDKARAQMATLYTAMNILESGKFVQKLKYGCEIQGMPVGECRAPLGPLTDEEKADFRAAMEPILNW comes from the coding sequence ATGAAACTGCAAGGTGTCATGCCCGCCCTTGTCACGCCCTTCGATGCCGCCGGCAAGATCGACTTCGCCGCTTTCGAGAAGCTGCTGACCAACCTGCGCGAAGCCGGCGTCTCGGGCTGGGTGCCCTGCGGCTCTTCGGGCGAATACAACTTCATGTCCGACGAGGAACGCGACAGCGTGCTGAAATTCGTCAAGGACTTCGCCAAGCCGGGCGAGATCCTAATCGCCGGCACCAACGCCCCCTCGACCGCCGGCGTCATCGCCAACACCCTGCGCGCCAAGGAAATGGGCTATGATGCCGTGCTGCTGGCGACGCCCTTCTACACCAAGCCGACGCAGGCCGAGCTGATCAAGCATTTCCAGACGGTGCTGGAAGCCACCGACATGCCCATCGTGCTTTACAGCTACCCGGACAAGGACGGCATCGAGCTGGGCTGGGAGGTGCTGGACGCGCTGGCCGACGATCCGCGCATCATCGGCATCAAGGAAAGCTCGGGCTCGCTGCAGCGCGCCATCGGCATCGCCACCCGCTACAAGGGCCGCATCCAGCTGGTCTCGGGCTCGGACGACATCGCGCTGGACTTCATGTTCTGGGGTGCGGACGCCTGGATCTGCGGGCCGGCGAACTGCATGGCCAAGGCGGTCTGCGACCTGGACCGCACCTATCGCTCGGGCGACCTCGACAAGGCGCGCGCGCAGATGGCGACGCTTTATACCGCGATGAACATCCTGGAATCGGGCAAGTTCGTGCAGAAGCTGAAATACGGCTGCGAGATCCAGGGCATGCCGGTCGGCGAATGCCGCGCCCCCCTCGGGCCGCTGACGGATGAGGAAAAGGCCGATTTCCGCGCCGCCATGGAGCCGATCCTGAACTGGTAA
- a CDS encoding NAD(P)/FAD-dependent oxidoreductase produces MATVIVGAGIIGTSLAYELQKRGRQVILLDKGEVGRGASYGNMASIAVTEFMPASRPSVWKQIPGWMLDPEGPVRVSPAYMPKLIPWFMRFIAASRPSKLRQLEAQGAALCSRVYDDLLPLLRETGLEGELTEEGCLSLYSDEAEFRADREHIEILERFGFPHRRLTGAEARELEPELSDSIGIAVLFPQNRSLRDPYRLVVALADRFAALGGRIERGEVAGFDRSDRITAVRLTDGRTIPADEVVICAGAHSARLSKLLGEPMPLETERGYHTQIMAPGISMRHSIIWPARAFMVTPTAGGIRVGGTVEMAGLDAPPDYRRSKITVKRAREALPNLRCEDFTEWMGHRPAFPDTVPVMSASARVPGVFYATGHGHLGVTYAATNARLMGDLITGAPPPIDMRPYRIDRF; encoded by the coding sequence ATGGCCACGGTCATCGTCGGCGCGGGCATCATCGGGACAAGCCTTGCCTATGAGCTGCAAAAGCGCGGCCGGCAGGTCATCCTGCTGGACAAGGGCGAGGTCGGGCGCGGCGCCTCCTATGGCAACATGGCCTCGATCGCGGTGACGGAATTCATGCCCGCCTCGCGCCCCTCGGTCTGGAAACAGATCCCCGGCTGGATGCTGGACCCCGAAGGCCCGGTGCGCGTCAGCCCCGCTTACATGCCGAAGCTGATCCCTTGGTTCATGCGCTTCATCGCCGCCTCGCGCCCCTCGAAGCTGCGCCAGCTGGAGGCGCAGGGCGCGGCGCTGTGCTCGCGCGTCTATGACGACCTGCTGCCGCTGCTGCGCGAAACGGGCCTTGAGGGCGAGCTGACCGAGGAAGGCTGCCTGTCGCTTTACAGCGACGAGGCCGAGTTCCGCGCCGACCGCGAGCATATCGAGATCCTCGAACGCTTCGGCTTTCCGCACCGGCGGCTGACCGGCGCCGAGGCGCGCGAACTCGAGCCGGAACTGTCGGACAGCATCGGCATCGCCGTGCTGTTCCCGCAGAACCGCAGCCTGCGCGACCCCTATCGGCTGGTCGTCGCCCTTGCCGACCGCTTCGCCGCGCTTGGCGGCCGCATCGAGCGCGGCGAGGTCGCGGGCTTCGACCGCAGCGACCGCATCACCGCCGTGCGGCTGACGGACGGCCGCACCATTCCTGCCGATGAGGTGGTGATCTGCGCCGGCGCCCATAGCGCGCGGCTCTCGAAACTGCTGGGCGAGCCGATGCCGCTGGAAACCGAGCGCGGCTATCACACCCAGATCATGGCGCCCGGCATCTCGATGCGGCATTCGATCATCTGGCCCGCCCGCGCCTTCATGGTCACGCCCACCGCGGGCGGCATCCGCGTCGGCGGCACGGTCGAGATGGCGGGGCTGGACGCGCCGCCCGACTATCGGCGCAGCAAGATCACCGTGAAGCGCGCGCGCGAGGCGCTGCCGAACCTGCGTTGCGAGGATTTCACCGAATGGATGGGCCACCGGCCGGCCTTCCCCGACACCGTGCCGGTCATGTCGGCCTCGGCCAGGGTGCCGGGCGTGTTCTACGCCACCGGCCACGGCCATCTGGGCGTGACCTATGCCGCGACCAATGCCAGGCTGATGGGCGACCTGATCACCGGGGCGCCCCCGCCCATCGACATGCGCCCCTATCGTATCGACCGTTTCTGA
- a CDS encoding SDR family oxidoreductase, whose translation MTQKVCLITGGGRGMGAAVAREMHGRGYRLALMSPSESCEALAAELGGVARRGVAQSAEDLEGIVDLAMSSYGRIDAVLNHTGHPPKGDLLEITDENWDLANDMIVKSVVRMARLVTPIMQAQGGGSIVNITTYAAFEPSLWFPASCVYRAGVSSFTKLYADRYGPQNIRMNCLLPGFTDSLDVEKFGDLTALKRIGKVEEQAKAAAFLLTDDSSYITGQSLRVDGGLTRHM comes from the coding sequence ATGACCCAAAAGGTTTGTCTGATCACCGGCGGCGGCCGCGGCATGGGTGCCGCCGTCGCGCGCGAGATGCATGGACGCGGCTACCGCCTGGCGCTGATGTCGCCCTCGGAAAGCTGCGAGGCGCTGGCGGCGGAACTGGGCGGCGTGGCCCGGCGCGGGGTCGCGCAAAGCGCCGAGGACCTGGAGGGCATCGTCGATCTGGCGATGTCCAGCTATGGCCGCATCGACGCGGTGCTGAACCATACCGGCCATCCGCCGAAAGGCGATCTGCTTGAGATCACGGATGAAAACTGGGATCTGGCGAACGACATGATCGTGAAATCGGTCGTCCGCATGGCGCGGCTGGTGACGCCGATCATGCAGGCGCAGGGCGGCGGCTCGATCGTCAACATCACCACCTATGCGGCCTTCGAGCCCTCGCTGTGGTTCCCGGCCTCCTGCGTCTATCGCGCGGGGGTGTCGTCCTTCACCAAGCTTTACGCCGACCGCTACGGGCCGCAAAACATCCGCATGAACTGCCTGCTTCCCGGCTTCACCGACAGCCTGGACGTTGAGAAATTCGGCGACCTGACGGCGCTGAAACGCATCGGCAAGGTCGAGGAACAGGCCAAGGCCGCCGCTTTCCTGCTGACCGACGATTCAAGCTACATCACCGGCCAAAGCCTTCGGGTCGATGGCGGTCTGACCCGGCATATGTGA